In one Pseudomonas sp. SG20056 genomic region, the following are encoded:
- a CDS encoding aspartate aminotransferase family protein, translating into MNSQVTNPKTREWQAMSREHHLAPFSDFKQLAESGPRIITKADGVYLWDSEGNKILDAMAGLWCVAIGYGRKELADAAAKQMQELPYYNMFFQTATPPALELAKAISELAPAGMNHVFFTGSGSEGNDTMLRMVRHYWAIKGQPNKKVIISRVNGYHGSTVAGASLGGMKYMHEQGDLPIPGIVHIPQPYWFGEGGDMSPEAFGIWAADQLEQKILEVGEENVAAFIAEPIQGAGGVIIPPDSYWPRIREILAKYDILFIADEVICGFGRTGEWFGSDYFGNTPHMMTIAKGLTSGYIPMGGLIVRDDIVEVLNQGGDFNHGFTYSGHPVAAAVALENLRILREEKIVERVKAETAPYLQKRLRELADHPLVGEVRGVGMLGAIELVQNKASRKRFSADVGVGMICRGHCFNNGLIMRAVGDTMIISPPLVISHAEIDELVEKARKCLDLTAAEVLV; encoded by the coding sequence ATGAACAGTCAAGTGACCAACCCGAAAACCCGCGAGTGGCAGGCCATGAGCCGCGAACACCACCTCGCGCCGTTCAGCGATTTCAAACAGCTGGCGGAAAGTGGGCCGCGCATCATTACCAAGGCCGACGGGGTGTACCTGTGGGACAGCGAGGGCAACAAGATCCTCGATGCCATGGCCGGGCTCTGGTGTGTGGCGATCGGCTATGGTCGCAAGGAACTGGCAGACGCCGCCGCCAAGCAGATGCAAGAACTGCCCTACTACAACATGTTCTTTCAGACCGCCACGCCGCCCGCGCTGGAACTGGCCAAGGCGATTTCCGAGCTGGCTCCGGCCGGTATGAACCACGTGTTTTTCACCGGTTCGGGTTCGGAAGGCAACGACACCATGCTGCGTATGGTGCGCCATTACTGGGCGATCAAGGGGCAGCCGAACAAGAAGGTGATCATCAGCCGGGTTAACGGTTACCACGGCTCCACCGTGGCTGGCGCCAGCCTGGGTGGCATGAAGTACATGCATGAGCAGGGCGACCTGCCGATTCCGGGCATTGTGCACATCCCGCAGCCGTACTGGTTCGGTGAGGGCGGCGATATGAGCCCCGAAGCGTTCGGCATCTGGGCCGCCGACCAGCTGGAGCAGAAGATCCTCGAAGTCGGCGAAGAGAATGTCGCCGCCTTTATTGCCGAGCCGATCCAGGGCGCGGGTGGTGTGATCATTCCGCCGGACAGCTACTGGCCGCGTATCCGTGAAATCCTCGCCAAGTACGACATCCTGTTTATTGCCGATGAGGTGATCTGCGGTTTCGGCCGTACCGGCGAGTGGTTCGGTAGCGATTACTTCGGTAATACCCCGCACATGATGACCATCGCCAAGGGCCTGACCAGCGGCTACATCCCCATGGGTGGGCTGATCGTGCGCGACGATATCGTCGAGGTGCTCAATCAGGGCGGTGATTTCAACCACGGCTTTACCTATTCCGGGCATCCGGTGGCTGCTGCGGTGGCCCTGGAAAACCTGCGCATTCTGCGCGAAGAAAAGATTGTTGAGCGCGTCAAAGCAGAAACGGCACCGTATTTGCAAAAGCGTTTGCGTGAGCTGGCCGATCACCCGCTGGTGGGTGAGGTGCGCGGCGTCGGTATGTTGGGCGCCATCGAGCTGGTGCAGAACAAGGCCAGCCGCAAGCGCTTCAGCGCAGATGTGGGCGTTGGCATGATCTGCCGCGGTCACTGCTTTAATAATGGTCTGATCATGCGCGCCGTAGGCGACACCATGATCATTTCGCCGCCGCTGGTAATCAGCCACGCGGAAATCGACGAACTGGTTGAAAAGGCCCGTAAATGCCTCGACCTGACTGCTGCAGAGGTGCTGGTTTAA
- a CDS encoding polyamine ABC transporter substrate-binding protein codes for MRRTPLLAGLLAAAVSISAVQAAEPVVNVYNWSDYIGETTLADFQKATGIKAMYDVFDSNETLEGKLLAGRSGYDIVVPSNHFLGKQIKAGAFQKLDRSLLPNWENLDPVLLKQLEVNDPGNLYSVPYLWGTNGIGYNVAKIKEVLGVDEIDSWAMIFEPENLKKLNACGVAFMDSPDEMFPSVLNYMGLDPRSTNPEDYKKAEAKLMAVRPYVTYFHSSKYIGDLANGDICVAFGYSGDVFQAAARAEEAGKGIEIAYSIPKEGANLWFDMMAIPADAKNVKEAHAFINYLLEPAVIATVSDYVGYANPNPKAGALMDQEVRNDPSIYPSQAVLDRLYISAELPPKIQRAMTRAWSTIKSGQ; via the coding sequence ATGCGTCGTACTCCACTTCTGGCTGGCCTGCTGGCCGCCGCCGTCAGCATCAGCGCCGTGCAAGCCGCTGAACCTGTGGTCAATGTCTACAACTGGTCTGACTATATCGGCGAAACCACCCTGGCCGATTTCCAGAAGGCTACTGGCATAAAAGCCATGTATGACGTGTTTGACTCCAACGAAACCCTGGAAGGCAAACTGCTGGCGGGCCGTTCTGGCTACGACATCGTAGTGCCGTCCAACCATTTCCTTGGCAAGCAGATCAAGGCGGGCGCGTTCCAGAAGCTCGACCGCAGTCTGCTGCCGAACTGGGAGAACCTTGACCCGGTGCTGCTCAAGCAACTGGAAGTCAACGATCCCGGTAACCTGTATTCGGTGCCGTACCTGTGGGGCACCAACGGTATTGGCTACAACGTGGCCAAAATCAAGGAAGTGCTCGGTGTCGACGAGATCGACTCCTGGGCCATGATCTTCGAGCCAGAGAACCTGAAGAAGCTCAACGCCTGTGGTGTGGCCTTCATGGACTCTCCCGACGAGATGTTCCCTTCCGTCCTCAACTACATGGGCCTCGACCCGCGCAGCACTAATCCTGAGGACTACAAGAAGGCTGAGGCCAAGCTGATGGCCGTGCGTCCTTACGTCACCTACTTCCATTCCTCGAAGTACATCGGCGACCTGGCCAACGGCGACATCTGCGTAGCGTTCGGCTACTCCGGCGACGTATTCCAGGCGGCGGCACGCGCTGAGGAAGCGGGCAAGGGCATCGAGATCGCCTACAGCATTCCCAAGGAAGGCGCCAACCTGTGGTTCGACATGATGGCCATCCCGGCCGATGCGAAGAACGTCAAGGAAGCGCACGCCTTCATCAACTACCTGCTTGAGCCGGCGGTGATCGCCACGGTCAGCGACTATGTTGGCTACGCCAACCCAAACCCCAAGGCGGGCGCGCTGATGGATCAGGAAGTGCGTAACGATCCTTCGATTTATCCATCGCAGGCTGTGTTGGACCGGTTGTACATCTCCGCCGAATTGCCACCGAAGATCCAGCGTGCCATGACGCGCGCCTGGTCCACGATCAAGTCCGGCCAGTAA
- a CDS encoding gamma-glutamyl-gamma-aminobutyrate hydrolase family protein, translating to MSRQPIIGVSACTKQIGHNIYHTAGDKYLQAIVQVVGGMPVIIPALGEQLDQAYLLQHLDGLVFTGSPSNVEPHHYAGDASEPGTAHDPARDSTTLPLIKAAIAAGIPVLGICRGFQEMNVAFGGALHQRVHEVAGLMDHREPSDLPAEQQYGLRHALHVQPGGLLAGIGLPEEIQVNSIHGQGVQRLAPGLRVEALAPDGLIEAFSVEGAKSFALGVQWHPEWQVRSNPNYLAIFQAFGEACRKKAGQR from the coding sequence ATGTCGCGCCAGCCGATTATCGGCGTTAGTGCCTGCACCAAGCAGATCGGGCACAACATCTACCACACCGCAGGCGATAAATACTTGCAGGCCATCGTTCAGGTGGTTGGCGGTATGCCAGTGATCATTCCCGCACTGGGCGAGCAGCTTGATCAGGCTTACCTGTTGCAGCACCTCGATGGCCTGGTGTTTACCGGCTCGCCATCCAACGTTGAACCACACCACTATGCTGGCGATGCCAGCGAACCCGGCACCGCCCATGACCCGGCGCGTGACAGTACAACTCTTCCCTTGATTAAAGCAGCAATTGCCGCCGGTATCCCGGTGCTCGGCATTTGCCGCGGCTTTCAGGAGATGAATGTGGCTTTCGGTGGCGCGCTGCACCAGCGTGTACACGAGGTTGCTGGGCTTATGGATCACCGCGAGCCGAGTGACCTGCCCGCAGAACAGCAATATGGCCTGCGTCACGCGCTGCATGTGCAGCCGGGCGGGCTGCTCGCCGGCATCGGCTTGCCGGAGGAGATTCAAGTCAATTCCATTCATGGCCAGGGCGTTCAGCGTCTGGCGCCGGGCCTTCGCGTAGAAGCACTGGCGCCTGACGGGTTGATCGAAGCCTTCTCCGTCGAAGGTGCCAAAAGCTTCGCATTGGGGGTGCAATGGCACCCTGAATGGCAGGTACGATCCAACCCGAATTATCTCGCCATCTTCCAGGCCTTTGGTGAGGCTTGCAGGAAGAAGGCGGGGCAACGCTGA
- a CDS encoding glutamine synthetase family protein, whose product MSTKLDQLSSWLKERKITEVECLISDLTGIARGKISPTNKFLDEKGMRLPESVLLQTVTGDYVEDDIYYDLLDEADIDMFCRPDENAVFLVPWAIEPTAMVIHDTFDKQGNPIELSPRNILKNVLKLYADKGWKPIVAPEMEFYLTKRNSDPDFPLVAPMGRSGRPEVGRQSFSIDAANEFDPLFEDVYDWCEIQGLDLDTLIHEDGPAQMEINFRHGEALHLADQITVFKRTMREAALKHDVAATFMAKPITDQPGSAMHIHQSVVDIKTGKNLFSNPDGSMSELFMLHIGGLQKYIPELLPLFAPNVNSFRRFLPDTSAPVNVEWGEENRTVGLRVPEATPQNRRVENRLAGADANPYLVLAASLLCGYMGMVGDFKPSAPVKGRAYERRNLRLPITIEHALERMEACKDAEKYLGDKFMRGYVAVKRAEHENYKRVISSWEREFLLLSV is encoded by the coding sequence ATGAGTACCAAACTAGACCAGCTTTCGAGCTGGCTGAAAGAACGCAAAATCACCGAAGTTGAATGCCTGATCAGCGATCTTACCGGCATTGCCCGTGGCAAGATTTCGCCGACCAACAAGTTCCTCGACGAGAAGGGCATGCGCCTCCCCGAGAGTGTGCTGCTGCAGACCGTAACCGGCGACTACGTCGAGGACGACATCTATTACGACCTGCTCGACGAAGCGGACATCGATATGTTCTGCCGCCCGGACGAGAACGCCGTATTCCTCGTGCCCTGGGCCATTGAGCCGACTGCGATGGTGATCCACGACACCTTCGACAAGCAGGGCAACCCGATTGAGCTGTCGCCGCGCAACATTCTCAAGAATGTGCTCAAGCTCTACGCAGACAAGGGCTGGAAGCCAATCGTCGCACCGGAAATGGAGTTCTACCTGACCAAGCGCAACAGCGACCCGGATTTCCCGCTGGTCGCCCCGATGGGTCGTTCCGGTCGTCCGGAAGTGGGCCGTCAGTCGTTCTCCATTGATGCGGCCAACGAATTCGATCCGCTGTTTGAAGACGTGTACGACTGGTGCGAAATCCAGGGCCTGGACCTCGATACGCTGATCCACGAGGACGGTCCGGCGCAGATGGAAATCAACTTCCGTCATGGCGAAGCCCTGCACCTGGCCGACCAGATCACCGTGTTCAAGCGCACCATGCGTGAAGCGGCGCTCAAGCACGATGTGGCCGCCACCTTTATGGCCAAGCCGATCACCGATCAGCCGGGCAGCGCGATGCACATCCACCAGAGCGTGGTTGACATCAAAACCGGCAAGAACCTGTTCTCCAACCCGGATGGCAGCATGAGCGAACTGTTCATGCTGCACATCGGTGGCCTGCAGAAGTACATCCCCGAGCTGTTGCCGCTGTTTGCGCCGAACGTCAACTCGTTCCGCCGCTTCCTGCCGGATACCTCGGCGCCGGTGAACGTCGAGTGGGGCGAAGAGAACCGTACTGTGGGCCTGCGCGTGCCGGAAGCTACGCCGCAGAACCGCCGCGTGGAAAACCGCCTGGCCGGTGCCGATGCCAACCCTTACCTGGTGTTGGCGGCTTCACTGCTGTGCGGCTACATGGGCATGGTCGGCGACTTCAAACCGAGCGCGCCGGTCAAAGGTCGCGCCTACGAGCGTCGCAACCTGCGCCTGCCGATCACCATCGAGCACGCCCTGGAGCGCATGGAAGCCTGTAAGGACGCGGAGAAGTACCTGGGCGACAAGTTCATGCGCGGCTACGTCGCGGTGAAGCGCGCCGAGCACGAGAACTACAAGCGGGTCATCAGTTCCTGGGAGCGTGAGTTCCTGTTGCTGTCGGTGTAA
- the potA gene encoding polyamine ABC transporter ATP-binding protein yields the protein MAVASSAYKKVLEGDQQPKEVLVKIERVTKKFDETIAVDDVSLTINKGEIFALLGGSGSGKSTLLRMLAGFERPTEGRILLDGEDITDLPPYERPINMMFQSYALFPHMSVADNIAFGLKQDKLPKAEIDARVEEMLKLVHMTQYAKRKPHQLSGGQRQRVALARSLAKRPKLLLLDEPMGALDKKLRSQMQLELVEIIERVGVTCVMVTHDQEEAMTMAQRIAIMHLGWIAQIGSPVDIYETPTSRLVCEFIGNVNLFEGQVVEDMEGHALIASPDLERNIYVGHGVSTSVQDKSITYAIRPEKLIVTTEQPTCEYNWSRGTVHDIAYLGGHSVFHVLLPSGKVVQSFVANAERRGARPTWDDEVFVWWEDDSGVALRS from the coding sequence ATGGCAGTTGCTTCCAGTGCCTATAAAAAGGTTCTCGAGGGTGATCAGCAACCGAAAGAGGTGCTGGTCAAGATCGAGCGTGTGACGAAGAAGTTCGACGAAACCATCGCGGTTGATGACGTTTCGCTGACCATCAACAAGGGTGAAATCTTCGCCCTGCTTGGTGGCTCCGGCTCGGGTAAATCGACCCTGCTGCGCATGCTCGCCGGCTTCGAACGTCCGACCGAAGGGCGCATTCTGCTCGACGGTGAAGACATCACCGACCTGCCGCCCTACGAGCGGCCGATCAACATGATGTTCCAGTCCTACGCTTTGTTCCCGCACATGAGCGTGGCTGACAACATCGCTTTCGGCCTCAAGCAGGACAAACTGCCGAAAGCCGAAATCGACGCCCGCGTCGAAGAAATGCTCAAGCTGGTGCACATGACCCAGTACGCCAAGCGCAAGCCGCACCAGCTTTCCGGTGGTCAGCGTCAGCGCGTGGCCCTCGCTCGTTCGCTGGCCAAGCGGCCGAAACTGCTGCTGCTCGACGAACCCATGGGTGCTCTGGACAAGAAGCTGCGCTCGCAGATGCAGCTTGAGCTTGTCGAGATCATCGAACGCGTCGGCGTAACCTGCGTCATGGTGACCCACGATCAGGAAGAGGCCATGACCATGGCCCAGCGCATCGCCATCATGCACCTGGGCTGGATCGCCCAGATCGGCAGCCCGGTGGACATCTACGAAACCCCGACCAGCCGTCTGGTCTGTGAATTTATCGGCAACGTCAACCTGTTTGAAGGTCAGGTGGTCGAGGACATGGAAGGCCATGCACTGATCGCCAGCCCGGACCTGGAACGCAACATCTACGTCGGCCACGGCGTCAGCACCTCGGTGCAGGACAAGAGCATCACCTACGCCATCCGCCCGGAGAAGCTGATCGTTACCACTGAGCAACCGACCTGCGAATACAACTGGTCGCGCGGCACCGTGCACGACATCGCTTACCTCGGCGGCCATTCGGTTTTCCACGTATTGCTGCCAAGCGGCAAGGTGGTTCAGTCCTTTGTTGCCAACGCCGAGCGGCGTGGCGCCCGACCTACCTGGGACGACGAAGTGTTCGTCTGGTGGGAGGACGATAGCGGGGTGGCATTGCGCTCATGA
- a CDS encoding extracellular solute-binding protein: MKKFGKTLLALSLAGAVVSAAHADDKVLHVYNWSDYIAEDTLDNFQKETGIKVVYDVFDSNETLEAKLLAGSSGYDIVVPSNPFLAKQIKAGVFQKLDKSKLPNWENLDKNLLKALDPSDPGSQYSIPYMWGTIGIGYNVDKVKAALGEDAPVNSWDLVFKPENIAKLKDCGVSFLDSPTEILPAALNYLGFKSDSTDSGELKKAEELFLSIRSSTSYFHSSKYIGDLANGNICVAIGYSGDLYQSKSRAEEAKNGVNISYSIPKEGAGSFFDMMAIPADAKNVEAAHVFLNYLMKPEVMANITNFVQFPNGNAAATPLVDEALRNDPGIYPDAATMAKIYTFPDLPANAQRAMNRSWTKIKSGQ; this comes from the coding sequence ATGAAAAAATTCGGCAAAACCCTTCTCGCGTTGTCCCTTGCTGGGGCTGTGGTGAGTGCCGCACACGCGGATGACAAGGTCCTGCACGTTTACAACTGGTCCGACTACATCGCAGAAGACACCCTCGACAACTTCCAGAAGGAAACCGGCATCAAGGTCGTCTACGACGTCTTTGACAGCAACGAAACCCTGGAAGCCAAACTGCTGGCCGGCAGCTCCGGTTACGACATCGTGGTACCGTCCAACCCATTCCTGGCCAAGCAGATCAAGGCCGGTGTGTTCCAGAAGCTGGACAAGTCCAAGCTGCCAAACTGGGAAAACCTCGACAAGAACCTGCTCAAGGCGCTCGACCCAAGCGATCCGGGTAGCCAGTACTCGATTCCCTACATGTGGGGCACCATCGGTATCGGTTACAACGTCGACAAGGTCAAGGCCGCACTGGGCGAAGACGCCCCGGTCAATTCCTGGGACCTGGTATTCAAGCCAGAAAACATCGCCAAGCTGAAAGACTGTGGTGTGTCCTTCCTCGATTCGCCAACCGAAATTCTCCCGGCTGCGCTGAACTACCTGGGCTTCAAGTCGGACAGCACTGATTCCGGCGAGCTGAAGAAAGCTGAAGAACTGTTCCTCTCGATCCGTTCCTCGACTTCCTACTTCCACAGCTCCAAGTACATCGGCGACCTGGCCAACGGCAACATCTGTGTGGCCATCGGCTACTCGGGCGACCTGTACCAGTCCAAGTCCCGTGCTGAAGAAGCCAAGAACGGCGTGAACATCTCCTACAGCATCCCGAAAGAAGGTGCTGGCAGCTTCTTCGACATGATGGCCATCCCGGCCGATGCGAAAAACGTCGAAGCCGCTCACGTGTTCCTCAACTACCTGATGAAGCCAGAAGTCATGGCCAACATCACCAACTTCGTGCAGTTCCCTAACGGCAACGCTGCGGCCACCCCGCTGGTTGACGAAGCACTGCGTAACGACCCGGGCATTTACCCGGACGCGGCCACCATGGCCAAGATCTACACCTTCCCGGATCTGCCAGCTAACGCGCAACGCGCAATGAACCGCAGCTGGACCAAGATCAAATCGGGTCAGTAA